GCAGGCTTTCCGGGGCATCGGCTGGCAGCCGCTGTTACAGGGTGTTTTGCTCTGGGTATGTATCAGCGTTGGCGCCCTGATCGCAATCCTTCAACTGGTGGGATAATAAGGGGGTGATTTTCCCGGACTCAAATTGATTATTTTACAATATATTTGATATCCAAGTCAAGTGAAAAATAACCAATAGACGACCGAGATCTCCCCGAGGAACTATTCACCACACAACCACCAAGTTAAAGTCCTTATGAGTAAGGCGCCATCTACCAGGTCCGGAACATACATGGCTGTATTCCGGGCCATTGAGAGTACCAAACCAGCTGAAGAGCGGCTATTTCATGATCCGTACGCAGCGGCCTTTTTATCAGGTTACCATCAGACGCTGGTCTCCGGCTGCCGTATTCCCTTTTTCCGGAAACTGCTGGCAGCCTATATCCAGCTACGATGGCCCGGCACACACACCGCCGCCATAGCCCGCACCAAACTGATAGATGATATGGTGGTACAGGCAGTCCGCGAAGAAGGGATCAATCAGATCATCATTCTCAGCGCCACCTTCGATACCAGGGCATACCGTCTCAATATCGATAAACCGGTCAGTTTTGTTGAGGTAGACCATCCGGACACACAAAGCTTCAAACGGACACGTCTCTGGGAACTGATCCAGTCACCAGCTGTACATCCGGATTATGTGAAACTGGATATGAACAAAGAACTTCTCGCCGACGTCATCTCCCCCTATTTTGTCAACCAGCGGCATTACAACAAAACGCTCTTTCTCTGGGAAAATCTCACCACACATCTGGAAGCCCGTCACGCTGAAGCGATGTTCGGCTTTATCCGCAGCTTTCCTTCCGGTACACAGGTAATCGTCACCTATCCGGATAAGGCCGTACTGGAAAACCCCAAACAGTACCGTGGCTTCTCCCGGATCAACGACACCCTGCGCCGTGCCGGAGAAAACTGGGACTATGGCCTCGACCCGAGGAACATC
The Chitinophaga varians genome window above contains:
- a CDS encoding class I SAM-dependent methyltransferase; translated protein: MSKAPSTRSGTYMAVFRAIESTKPAEERLFHDPYAAAFLSGYHQTLVSGCRIPFFRKLLAAYIQLRWPGTHTAAIARTKLIDDMVVQAVREEGINQIIILSATFDTRAYRLNIDKPVSFVEVDHPDTQSFKRTRLWELIQSPAVHPDYVKLDMNKELLADVISPYFVNQRHYNKTLFLWENLTTHLEARHAEAMFGFIRSFPSGTQVIVTYPDKAVLENPKQYRGFSRINDTLRRAGENWDYGLDPRNITAFMHERNMIVRYDGGADKYRQQYFGEKSKKMKGYEYFRVVKSELR